The genomic segment GAGGTGCAGCCCCGTTGCGCCGATGATCGGTCCCGTGAACGAGCCGATCCCGCCGATGATTGTCATCAAGAGGGGATCAACCGTATAGCCCACGCTGAGCAGTTCGGGACCGACCTTTTTGTTCAGAACCGCCTGCAACACGCCAGCCACCCCCGCCAACACTGCCGAGAGGGTGATTGCCATCAGTTTGTAGGTCAGTGTGTTGTAGCCGATCACCCGTGTGCGGTCTTCGTTTTCGCGGATCGCTTGAAAGACCGCCCCCGTTGGCGAGAAGATCAACCGCCGGATGAACACGAATACACCCGCCGCCAACGCCAACGTCACAAAATACAGGGTCAACCGCGACTGCGCCGGATCAATCCACGCGGGGACGGCGTTCAGGGCAAAGCCATCTTCGGCGCGGGTCAGTTCTAAGCGCCCAAAAAAGACGAAGAACATCTCGGCAATGGCGAGGGTGAAAATAGCAAAATAGACCCCCCGCAATCGCAAAGAGACCAAGCCCACAAATAACCCCAATAGAATGTTGAACACTATCGCGCCCACCACCCCCACCAATAGCCCCACATCGGGCGGCAGGCTCAGGTATTGCAGGGCGATCCCTACGCTGTAACTGCCCACCCCAAAAAACAACGCATGACCAAACGAGATCACGCCGGTGAAGCCAAAGAGCAGGTTGTAGCTCATGGCGAGGATAGCGAGGATGTAAATCTCGATCAGCACCGACTGCCAGCGGACGGATTCCCCGCGCATGATGTAGCGCTCACCGCGCAGCACACCCAACGGATTCGAGTTTGTCAGCCATGCCACCACAAACGGAAAGAGGATGAGGGCGGCGATCACCCCAAGGATCAGCCAATCTTGGCGGAGCGTCTTGAACAGGCGGTTCGTCATGGCTTACCTCACGCTCCCAAACAGCCCACTGGGGCGCAGCAGTAAGACCAAGACAAGCAAGAGCATGGGCGTCACACTGGGCAAGGCGGAAAAGTTCGTCCCCACCGCTGCTGATTGGGCGACAGCGATGGACAAGCCGACCAAAATACTGCCCACCGCCGTTCCGCCATAGCTGCCCATCCCGCCGAGAACGACGACGGCTATTGCTTGCAGCAGGAACGACCCCGCCAGCGAGGGCGACGCCCCCAAAAATGGCGCGGCAACCGCCCCGCCAAAGGCGGCAACGGCGCAGCCGAGGGTAAAGACGAGGGTGAACACGGCGCGGACGTTGATGCCCAACGCTTGTACCATCTGTCCATCCTCCACGCCCGCCCGAATGATGATCCCGATCCGTGTGTAGCGCAGCAGCAAGCCGATGCTGATGATTAGCACCGCGCCCATCCCCACCACAAACAAGCGGTAGGTGCTGAAGCGCTGCCCAAAGACTTCAAAAGCGCTCTCCCGCACGCCGAATAAATCCGTCCAACTGTAGGGGGTTGTTGACCAAATCAGCTTGACGATTTCGGCAATCACCAGCGAGACACCGAAGGTCATCACCAATTGGAAAATCGGACGCGCATACAGCGGGCGGAGCAGACCGCGCTCCAGCGCGGTGCCGCTGAGCGCCCCCACGCCAATGGCAGCGATCACCGCCAGTGGAAAGCGCAGGTTGGGGTCAGGGATGACGGCGCTCACGTCGATCACCCCGCCGGGGTGCTGCACCTCATAGGCAACATACGCCCCGATCATGAAGAACGATCCCTGTGCCAAATTGAGGACATCGATCAAGCCAAAGATGATCGACAATCCTGAGGCGACGAGGAACAACAGCATCCCCTGAAACAGCCCAGAGAGCAAGGTGATCCCCAAATCGCCAATGCTTGTCGCCTTTGCCATCGCCACAATGAGCAGAAAGGCGAGGATCGCCGCAATTGCCCATGTCGTGGTGCGTTCGCGGAAGGGTTTTGTCAGCAGCGACCAGTTCATGAAAACGCCTTTTCGATTCGTGTGTTAGGAAATGCCCAAATAGCGTTTGATCAGCGCTTCATCCTTCACCAAATCGGGCATCAGCCCGCTGCTGACCGCCTGCCCATCGTCAAGGATCACGTAGCGATCGGCAAGGCGGCTGGCAACGCGGAAGTTCTGCTCTACGAGAAGGATCGTGCTGCGCTCGGCAAGGCGGGCAATCGCCTTCATCAGGTGCTCGATGATCACCGGCGCCAGACCTTCGCTTGGCTCGTCAATGATGAGCAGACGATTTTCCGGCACAAGCGCACGGGCAATCGCCAACATCTGCTGCTGCCCGCCGGAGAGATTCCCACCGGGGAGGTCGATCAGCCGCTTGAGGTCGGGGAACAGTTCAAAAATCATCCCCTCGTTACGGGCAAGGTCTCCCCGCCGCCGTTCGGCAATGCGCAGGTTATCGCGGACGGTCAGTTCTTTGAAGATCGCCCGATGTTCGGGGACATAGCCAATACCGAGGGCGGCAATATCAAAGATGCGCTTCCCTTGCAGGGGCTTTCCCCCATAGGTGATCGTCCCTTGCGTCGGGGGGGTGATGCCCATGATGCTTTTCAGAGTTGTCGTTTTCCCCGCCCCGTTGCGCCCTAACAGGGCGGTGATGCTCCCTTCGGGAACAGCAAAGCTGACCCCTTCCAAAATATGGAACTGCCCAATAAAGGTATGGATGTTCGTCACGTCAAGCAGCATGTCAGTCATAAAAAATTCTCAAAATAAATCCTTGTAGGGGCGCATTGTATGCGCCCGCCGCCGTCGCACCCCATGGTCACCCCGCCTCAGGCGCCGATGGCGCGTCGTAGAGCGTCCCCAAGTAGACCTCTTGAACGGTCTTATTCGCCGCGATCTCTGCCGGAGTCCCTTCGGCAAGGATGCGCCCTGCCGCCATGACGGTGATCGTATCCGCCAAATTCATGACAACCTGCATGTTATGTTCCACCAAGAGGATCGTCTTGTTCGATTCGCGCCGCACCGTATCAATAATGTGCAGCAGTTCGGGGACGCTCTCAGACGCCATGCCCGCCGTCGGCTCGTCCAAGAGCAGTAAATCGGGGTCAGCCGCCAAAAGAATCGCCAATTCCAACTTCCGCTTTCCGCCGTGTGGCAGGGCATTGGCGGGGACGTTGAGCGCATCTCCCAAGCCGACCAACCCTAGCACCTCACGGGCGCCGCTCATATAGATGGTGAAGGAATCCGCCCGCCGGAGAAAGCGCAGGTTGTCCGCGCCGCGTGCTTGGGCGGCAAGGCGAACATTTTCCATGACGGTGAGCGTGGGAAACAGGTTTGTAATCTGGAATGAACGCCCCATTCCGACGTGAACGCGGCGGTACACGGGAAGATGGGTCACATCGCGCCCGTTGAAGATCACCGTTCCCGCCGTCGGGCGGTAGCGCCCGCCGATTAGATTAAAGAGGGTTGTTTTGCCCGCCCCGTTTGGTCCGATAATGGCGTGGGTTGTCCCCCGCTGGACTCGAATGCTGACATCCTCAACGGCGATTAAACCGCCGAATTCCTTGCGGAGGTTACGTCCCTCCAAAATGACTGGTGACTCAGTGACCACTGCGATTTATGGCTTCCTTGCCTAGCTATCTTCAAGAAGGGCGTACCCATCGGTGCGCCCTTATAGTATTTCATTTATCGTGGGGCGATAGGGGCGTAGAGTATGCGCCCCCTTTTCCCACCCTGTAGGGACTCCTTAGGGCATTTCCGCGATCATCTTCATAAACGCTTCGTCCAGCTTGACACGATCTGCCAAGATTGCCTCAGGGAGCAGCACTGGCGGGATGATTGCCTTCGCCGGCACTTCCGCCAGAAGTTCATAGAATTTCTGATCGGGGTCGGTCAGGTTCGCCAGTTTTGCCACGTACATGGGGACAAGCGCTTGGTGGTCAGAAGGACGAATGGCATACGTCCCTTTCGGTCCCTCAAAGACCAAGCCTTCCAACGCGGGGATCATCGCCTCTGGGGTGGCGTCGCCCTTCGTCGTCGTCACGGCGTTCACCAGCGCTTGGGCGGTGGCGAAGGAACACTCGGTGAACAAATCGGGAACATCGTTGTAAACCGCTTTGTGGGCGTTCACCATCCAGGTGTTGATGTCGTTCGTGGGGAAACTGTAGTGGTAGACGATCCACGAGATGTTCCCAATGGTGGAGGGGTCGCTTTTTGCCACGATGTCGTTCGAGTTGAAGGCGGCAACCACTGCCAGTTTTTCGCCCACGCCCAGTTCGGCAATCTGTTGGAACAGCGTCACCGAGCTATCGCCCGCCCAAATGGGGAGCATCGCCGTTGCGCCGGATGCCAACACCTGCTGAAGGTAGGGGGTGAAGTCCGTCGTATCCAGCGGCGCGTAGATCGGCGCACCGACGAATTCGATCCCAGCCCCGCCGAGGACGCCTTGCGCCGCCCCTGCCGAAGCCTTTCCAAAGTCGTTATCAATCGCCAAAATGACGAATTTCCCCTTCAGGTTTTCCTTTGCATAGGGGGCAAAAGCGAGGAAGTCTTGGAAGGTGTTCCGGCAGACGCGGAAGGTGTTCACATTGAAGTTTGCGCCAGTGATCGCAGGGGAGGCGGCGGGCGCAGCAAAGAGGATCACATCGGAGTCGAGGGCAACCTGCTGAACGCCGGTCATGACGCCCGAACTCGGCGCGCCAACCAGAATTTCGACACCCTCTTGCTCAATCAGTTCGCGTGCCTGTGTTGCCGCATCGTCGGGCTTGCTGCCGTTATCACGCATGATCACTTCCACCGGACGCCCGGCGATGGTGACTGCCTTCAACGCCTCGTCAAGGCTGTTGTTGTGGTCAGCCAACTTAACTCCCGCGGCGTAGAGCAAACCGAGCTTGAACCCCTGTTCAAGTTCGTAACCATAAATTGTCAGCGCCCCCGATTGATCGACAAGCAAGCCGATCTTCAGGGGGTCTTGCGCCTGGGCGCGGGGAAAGGCGGGGATCAATGCCGCCGCCATCAGAAAAACGAGTACGAAAAGAATCACTTTACGAGACATTCAACGATCCTCCATAGAAAACGAACGAATCATGGGTTTGGGCGGCTGCCCAACGAGACCGGACGCCTTATAGGGCGTCCCTACAAGGCATGGCGATGGGTGGAAATGCCTCACTGGGCGTCCCAGGTTATGGCTTCGGGGCAATCACCACCGCCTCGCCCTCCAAAACGACGATACCATCTTGGTTGGTGCAGAGCGTCTTGAGCGTCGTGATCCGCTTATCCTCTCGATAGGCAGTCACCTCCACACTGGCGGTGATCGTCTGCCCAATATAGACGGGCGCTTTGAAGGTGAGTGTCTGCGAGAGGTAGACCGTCCCCACACCGGGGAGGTCGCAACCCAAGACGGCGGAGAGCAGCGACGCTGTAAACATCCCGTGTGCAATGCGCCGCCCGAAACGGGTGGTCGCCGCGTAGCTCTCATCCAGATGGACGGGGTTGGTGTCCCCAGAGAGCGCCGCAAATGCTCGGACTGCCTCATCGGTGATCGGCGTCGTCCGGCTTGCCGTCATCCCTACAGTGATGGCAGGTGTCATCGTCATGCCCCTTCCTCCCATGCCAAATCTTGTTTCACAACCTTTCCCGCCCCAGAGATGGGTAGTTCATCGCGGAACAGGATGTGCTTGGGGACTTTGTAGCCGGCAAGGTGGTGCTGTAAATGGGCGCGAAGGTCACTTTCTGTTGCCGTTTTCCCCTCGTGCAAGACGATGAACGCCTTGCCCACCTCGCCCCATTTCGGGTCGGGGACGCCAATCACCGCACAGAGCTTCACCGCCGGATGCTTGTAGAGGATTTGC from the Anaerolineales bacterium genome contains:
- a CDS encoding branched-chain amino acid ABC transporter permease, producing the protein MTNRLFKTLRQDWLILGVIAALILFPFVVAWLTNSNPLGVLRGERYIMRGESVRWQSVLIEIYILAILAMSYNLLFGFTGVISFGHALFFGVGSYSVGIALQYLSLPPDVGLLVGVVGAIVFNILLGLFVGLVSLRLRGVYFAIFTLAIAEMFFVFFGRLELTRAEDGFALNAVPAWIDPAQSRLTLYFVTLALAAGVFVFIRRLIFSPTGAVFQAIRENEDRTRVIGYNTLTYKLMAITLSAVLAGVAGVLQAVLNKKVGPELLSVGYTVDPLLMTIIGGIGSFTGPIIGATGLHLLEILLRDAVISIPLGAEVLHIEIKAIWGLLLGAVFIAAVIVFPRGIVGTLRAWRTGRRSAPR
- a CDS encoding branched-chain amino acid ABC transporter permease, encoding MNWSLLTKPFRERTTTWAIAAILAFLLIVAMAKATSIGDLGITLLSGLFQGMLLFLVASGLSIIFGLIDVLNLAQGSFFMIGAYVAYEVQHPGGVIDVSAVIPDPNLRFPLAVIAAIGVGALSGTALERGLLRPLYARPIFQLVMTFGVSLVIAEIVKLIWSTTPYSWTDLFGVRESAFEVFGQRFSTYRLFVVGMGAVLIISIGLLLRYTRIGIIIRAGVEDGQMVQALGINVRAVFTLVFTLGCAVAAFGGAVAAPFLGASPSLAGSFLLQAIAVVVLGGMGSYGGTAVGSILVGLSIAVAQSAAVGTNFSALPSVTPMLLLVLVLLLRPSGLFGSVR
- a CDS encoding ABC transporter ATP-binding protein, with the translated sequence MTDMLLDVTNIHTFIGQFHILEGVSFAVPEGSITALLGRNGAGKTTTLKSIMGITPPTQGTITYGGKPLQGKRIFDIAALGIGYVPEHRAIFKELTVRDNLRIAERRRGDLARNEGMIFELFPDLKRLIDLPGGNLSGGQQQMLAIARALVPENRLLIIDEPSEGLAPVIIEHLMKAIARLAERSTILLVEQNFRVASRLADRYVILDDGQAVSSGLMPDLVKDEALIKRYLGIS
- a CDS encoding ABC transporter ATP-binding protein translates to MVTESPVILEGRNLRKEFGGLIAVEDVSIRVQRGTTHAIIGPNGAGKTTLFNLIGGRYRPTAGTVIFNGRDVTHLPVYRRVHVGMGRSFQITNLFPTLTVMENVRLAAQARGADNLRFLRRADSFTIYMSGAREVLGLVGLGDALNVPANALPHGGKRKLELAILLAADPDLLLLDEPTAGMASESVPELLHIIDTVRRESNKTILLVEHNMQVVMNLADTITVMAAGRILAEGTPAEIAANKTVQEVYLGTLYDAPSAPEAG
- a CDS encoding substrate-binding domain-containing protein: MSRKVILFVLVFLMAAALIPAFPRAQAQDPLKIGLLVDQSGALTIYGYELEQGFKLGLLYAAGVKLADHNNSLDEALKAVTIAGRPVEVIMRDNGSKPDDAATQARELIEQEGVEILVGAPSSGVMTGVQQVALDSDVILFAAPAASPAITGANFNVNTFRVCRNTFQDFLAFAPYAKENLKGKFVILAIDNDFGKASAGAAQGVLGGAGIEFVGAPIYAPLDTTDFTPYLQQVLASGATAMLPIWAGDSSVTLFQQIAELGVGEKLAVVAAFNSNDIVAKSDPSTIGNISWIVYHYSFPTNDINTWMVNAHKAVYNDVPDLFTECSFATAQALVNAVTTTKGDATPEAMIPALEGLVFEGPKGTYAIRPSDHQALVPMYVAKLANLTDPDQKFYELLAEVPAKAIIPPVLLPEAILADRVKLDEAFMKMIAEMP
- a CDS encoding MaoC family dehydratase, with translation MTMTPAITVGMTASRTTPITDEAVRAFAALSGDTNPVHLDESYAATTRFGRRIAHGMFTASLLSAVLGCDLPGVGTVYLSQTLTFKAPVYIGQTITASVEVTAYREDKRITTLKTLCTNQDGIVVLEGEAVVIAPKP